One window of Triticum dicoccoides isolate Atlit2015 ecotype Zavitan chromosome 5A, WEW_v2.0, whole genome shotgun sequence genomic DNA carries:
- the LOC119298177 gene encoding pathogenesis-related protein 1-like — MEYSPKLSVVLLLALASAMAVVTAQNSPQDFVDPHNAARADVGVGPVTWDDNVAAYAQKYAEQRRGDCQLVHSGGQYGENIYGGRGGGADWTAADAVQAWVSEKQYYDHGSNSCSAPADKSCLHYTQVVWRDSTAIGCARVVCDGGDGLFIICSYNPPGNYEGVSPY; from the coding sequence ATGGAGTACTCGCCGAAGCTATCAGTGGTACTGCTCTTAGCTCTCGCGTCCGCCATGGCGGTCGTCACGGCTCAGAACTCGCCGCAGGACTTCGTGGACCCCCACAACGCGGCGCGCGCCGACGTCGGCGTCGGGCCGGTGACCTGGGACGACAACGTGGCTGCGTACGCGCAGAAGTACGCGGAGCAGCGCCGCGGCGACTGCCAGCTGGTACATTCGGGCGGGCAGTACGGGGAGAACATCTAcggaggccgcggcggcggggccGACTGGACGGCGGCGGACGCCGTGCAAGCGTGGGTATCGGAGAAGCAGTACTACGACCACGGCAGCAACAGCTGCTCGGCGCCGGCGGACAAGTCGTGCTTGCACTACACACAGGTGGTGTGGCGCGACTCGACGGCCATCGGCTGCGCCCGCGTCGTCTGCGACGGCGGCGACGGCCTGTTCATCATCTGCAGCTACAACCCGCCGGGCAACTACGAGGGGGTGAGCCCATACTAG